In Halovulum dunhuangense, one genomic interval encodes:
- the crtA gene encoding spheroidene monooxygenase, with the protein MCFFRFRPLRHRLWAFAQMALARRPLARTEGIGFFKLMGAGTGEGFTPKPDTGAVVILTTWPDLATAERQTRDAPVFRRYRARADEVWTIHLTPRSAWGAWSRQMPFQPRGPVGDTAVVALTRATVRLPVLLKFWRRVPDIQRAIGGDANVIFKQGVGEVPWLHQMTFSIWPDTRAMAAFARADGPHARAIAAVRAGNWFAEELYARFSILKSEGSWGGRDPLERLSALQAAE; encoded by the coding sequence ATGTGCTTTTTCCGGTTTCGCCCGTTGCGTCACCGGCTCTGGGCCTTTGCCCAGATGGCGCTGGCACGGCGGCCGCTTGCGCGGACCGAGGGAATCGGGTTCTTCAAGCTTATGGGCGCGGGAACCGGAGAGGGATTCACGCCGAAGCCGGATACCGGCGCCGTGGTGATCCTGACCACCTGGCCGGACCTGGCCACGGCCGAACGGCAGACGCGCGACGCGCCGGTGTTTCGCCGCTATCGCGCCCGCGCCGACGAGGTCTGGACCATCCACCTGACCCCGCGCTCTGCCTGGGGGGCCTGGTCGCGCCAGATGCCGTTCCAGCCACGCGGACCGGTTGGCGATACGGCGGTGGTGGCCCTGACCCGCGCCACGGTGCGCCTGCCGGTGCTGCTGAAGTTCTGGCGCCGGGTGCCCGACATCCAGCGCGCGATAGGCGGCGATGCCAACGTCATCTTCAAGCAGGGCGTCGGCGAGGTGCCATGGCTGCACCAGATGACCTTTTCGATCTGGCCCGACACGCGTGCCATGGCGGCGTTCGCCCGCGCGGACGGGCCGCATGCGCGCGCCATTGCCGCGGTGCGCGCCGGCAACTGGTTTGCCGAAGAGCTTTATGCAAGGTTCTCCATACTCAAGTCCGAGGGCAGCTGGGGCGGGCGTGACCCGCTCGAACGCCTTTCGGCGCTGCAGGCGGCGGAATAG
- a CDS encoding phytoene desaturase yields the protein MQKRLDPESLVLATDPRPLALVIGAGFGGLAAAIRLGARGYRVQVLDRLDMPGGRASARHQGGFRFDLGPTIVTVPQVFEDLWRIAGRRMADDIELKPLDPFYTIHFPDGETFTARQDTEAMRAEVGRLSPNDVAGYERFLADAEKRYWFGFENLGRRPMHKLADLIKVLPTFGMLRADRSTYGHAAARVQDERLRMALSFHPLFIGGDPFHVTSMYVLVAHLEKAFGVHYAMGGAGALAEAMAGLVRHLGGELRLGVTVDEILTRDGRVRGVRLGDGEEILADTVVSNADAGHTYTHLLRRMPKRRWSPARLTRTRWSNGLFVWYFGTKGTRELWPDVGHHTILNGPRYRGLVKDIFIEGKLADDMSVYLHRPTVTDPSAAPKGGDAFYALVPVPHLGFDNPVDWAAMAEPYRLRLQDMLEQSVLPGLGAHVAESHVMTPEDFRTRYLSPHGAGFSIEPRILQSAWFRPHNVSEEVRGLYLVGAGSHPGAGLPGVISSAEVLDKLVPDPVPVA from the coding sequence ATGCAAAAGCGCCTCGATCCCGAGAGTCTCGTCCTTGCCACCGACCCGCGCCCGCTGGCGCTGGTGATCGGGGCAGGTTTTGGTGGCCTTGCCGCCGCGATCCGGCTGGGGGCGCGCGGCTACCGCGTCCAGGTGCTGGACCGGTTGGACATGCCGGGGGGCCGCGCCTCGGCACGGCACCAGGGCGGGTTCCGGTTCGACCTGGGCCCGACCATCGTCACGGTCCCTCAGGTCTTCGAGGATTTGTGGCGCATCGCCGGGCGCCGGATGGCGGACGATATCGAGCTGAAGCCGCTCGATCCCTTCTACACGATCCATTTCCCTGACGGAGAGACCTTCACCGCGCGGCAGGACACCGAGGCCATGCGCGCCGAGGTGGGGCGCCTCTCTCCGAACGATGTCGCGGGCTACGAAAGGTTCCTGGCCGACGCCGAAAAGCGCTACTGGTTCGGGTTCGAGAACCTGGGCCGCCGGCCGATGCACAAGCTGGCCGATCTGATAAAGGTGCTGCCGACCTTCGGGATGCTTCGCGCAGACAGATCCACCTATGGGCATGCCGCCGCGCGGGTGCAGGACGAACGGCTGCGCATGGCGCTCAGCTTCCATCCGCTCTTCATCGGGGGCGATCCGTTCCACGTCACGTCAATGTATGTGCTGGTCGCCCACCTGGAAAAGGCGTTCGGCGTGCATTACGCGATGGGCGGCGCGGGCGCGCTGGCCGAGGCGATGGCGGGACTGGTGCGGCATCTGGGCGGCGAGCTGCGCCTGGGCGTCACCGTGGACGAGATCCTGACCCGCGACGGGCGGGTGCGCGGCGTGCGGCTGGGCGATGGCGAGGAAATCCTTGCCGACACCGTCGTCAGCAACGCCGATGCGGGCCACACCTATACTCATCTGCTGCGCAGGATGCCCAAGCGGCGCTGGTCGCCGGCGCGGCTCACGCGCACGCGCTGGTCCAACGGGCTGTTCGTCTGGTATTTCGGCACCAAGGGCACGCGCGAGCTCTGGCCCGATGTCGGGCACCACACGATCCTGAACGGCCCGCGTTACCGGGGCCTGGTCAAGGACATCTTCATCGAGGGCAAGCTTGCGGACGACATGAGCGTCTATCTGCACCGCCCGACCGTCACCGACCCGAGTGCCGCGCCGAAGGGCGGCGATGCCTTCTACGCGCTGGTGCCGGTCCCGCATCTGGGCTTCGACAACCCGGTGGACTGGGCCGCCATGGCCGAGCCCTACCGACTGCGGCTTCAGGACATGCTGGAACAGAGCGTGCTGCCGGGTCTGGGCGCGCATGTTGCCGAAAGCCATGTGATGACGCCCGAGGATTTCCGCACGCGCTACCTTTCGCCCCATGGCGCCGGCTTCTCGATCGAGCCGCGGATCCTGCAAAGCGCCTGGTTCCGTCCGCACAACGTCTCGGAAGAGGTGCGGGGGCTTTATCTGGTGGGTGCGGGCTCGCATCCCGGCGCGGGCCTGCCGGGCGTCATTTCCTCGGCCGAGGTGCTGGACAAGCTGGTCCCCGATCCGGTGCCGGTCGCATGA
- the crtB gene encoding 15-cis-phytoene synthase: MIAPADMEACRVAIRHGSKSFHAASRLLPARVAEPALALYAFCRLADDAVDLVDEKSAAVLRLKRRLDLAYAGTPADTAADRAFSQMVAATEMPRALPEALIEGFAWDAMGRRYDTLSEVRAYSARVASTVGAMMTVLMGVRDADALARACDLGVAMQLTNIARDVGEDAREGRLYLPMDWMREAGLDPDGFLADPRPSRPLALVVHRLLAEAQRLYYRAEAGIAALPAGCRPAIFAARHIYAAIGAEVRRNDYDSVTCRAHTGKARKLALVAKSYASTGVTLTMPRSAVLHAPPLPETAFLVTAAHRPAQRRGVFDIGERLTGLADILLELERVERARKRA, from the coding sequence ATGATCGCCCCCGCCGACATGGAAGCGTGCCGCGTCGCGATCCGTCACGGATCGAAGTCCTTCCATGCCGCATCGCGCCTGCTGCCGGCCCGGGTGGCAGAGCCGGCGCTTGCGCTTTACGCCTTCTGCCGGCTGGCGGACGACGCGGTGGACCTGGTCGACGAGAAGTCCGCCGCCGTCCTGCGGCTGAAGCGCCGGCTGGACCTGGCCTATGCCGGGACGCCGGCCGACACCGCCGCCGACCGCGCCTTTTCCCAGATGGTCGCCGCGACCGAGATGCCCCGTGCCCTGCCCGAGGCGCTGATCGAGGGGTTTGCCTGGGACGCGATGGGCCGCCGCTATGACACCCTGTCCGAGGTGCGGGCCTACTCCGCGCGCGTCGCCTCGACCGTGGGGGCGATGATGACGGTGCTGATGGGGGTGCGCGACGCCGATGCGCTGGCGCGGGCCTGCGACCTGGGTGTCGCGATGCAACTGACCAACATCGCGCGCGATGTGGGCGAGGATGCGCGCGAGGGACGGCTCTACCTGCCGATGGACTGGATGCGCGAGGCGGGGCTCGATCCCGACGGGTTTCTGGCCGATCCGCGCCCCAGCCGCCCGCTGGCACTGGTCGTCCACCGGCTTCTGGCCGAGGCGCAGCGGCTCTATTACCGGGCCGAGGCGGGAATCGCCGCGTTGCCTGCGGGCTGCCGCCCGGCGATCTTTGCCGCGCGGCACATCTATGCCGCCATCGGGGCCGAGGTGCGCCGAAACGATTACGACAGCGTCACCTGCCGCGCCCATACCGGCAAGGCCCGCAAGCTGGCGCTGGTGGCGAAGTCCTACGCCTCCACGGGGGTGACGCTGACCATGCCGCGCTCGGCTGTCCTGCATGCGCCGCCCCTGCCCGAGACCGCGTTTCTCGTGACCGCGGCCCACCGGCCCGCCCAGCGGCGCGGTGTCTTCGACATAGGAGAGCGGCTGACCGGGCTTGCCGACATCCTGCTGGAACTCGAACGGGTCGAACGGGCCCGCAAGCGCGCCTGA
- the tspO gene encoding tryptophan-rich sensory protein TspO, which yields MDWLTLGGYVLAAMAAGSTGAMFKPGEWYKRLTKPSWTPPDWLFPVAWTVLYAAMVAAAYRMAKSGDPLAQPALAFWAAQIALNAVWSPVFFGARRVGAALVVLSGLWLAVAATVVLSFRVDLLSGFLLLPYLVWASYAGALNAWIWRNNPGAKDL from the coding sequence GTGGATTGGCTGACCTTGGGGGGGTATGTCCTGGCGGCGATGGCTGCCGGATCGACCGGTGCGATGTTCAAGCCGGGTGAATGGTACAAGCGGCTGACCAAACCATCCTGGACCCCGCCCGACTGGCTTTTTCCCGTTGCCTGGACAGTGCTCTACGCCGCAATGGTCGCGGCGGCGTACCGGATGGCGAAGTCCGGCGACCCGCTGGCGCAGCCTGCGCTTGCCTTCTGGGCGGCGCAGATCGCCTTGAACGCGGTCTGGTCGCCCGTCTTCTTCGGCGCCCGCCGTGTCGGCGCCGCCCTGGTCGTCCTGTCGGGGCTCTGGCTGGCGGTGGCCGCGACGGTGGTGCTGTCCTTCCGGGTGGACCTGCTGTCGGGGTTCCTGTTGCTGCCCTACCTGGTATGGGCCAGCTATGCAGGGGCGTTGAATGCGTGGATCTGGCGCAACAACCCCGGCGCGAAGGATCTCTAG
- the crtC gene encoding carotenoid 1,2-hydratase codes for MIGFIGSVFSPWYAWAGRKNPLDHSCINVALYGPGGRWTMTERGASAVRQTADMFQVGPSRIHWEDGVLVVDIDEMSTPHMNRIRGQVRLTPDAITPAEVRLDAQGAHLWRPFAPGASISVDIERPGWRWEGHGYFDANFGTRALEADFSYWTWARMPVSDGTVAFYDAKRRDGGTLQVALHFGRDGSVTPIEAPPLTRMARSRWTVRREMRADPGYQPRQVAPMLDAPFYTRSVVRSRINGEDVTGVHEALDLDRFASPFLKPMLAVRVPRRARFPV; via the coding sequence ATCATCGGCTTCATAGGCTCGGTCTTTTCGCCCTGGTATGCCTGGGCCGGCCGGAAGAACCCGCTCGATCACTCCTGCATCAACGTGGCGCTTTACGGCCCCGGCGGGCGCTGGACCATGACCGAGCGCGGGGCCAGCGCGGTGCGGCAGACGGCGGACATGTTCCAGGTCGGGCCGAGCCGGATCCACTGGGAAGACGGCGTGCTGGTCGTCGATATCGACGAGATGTCGACGCCCCACATGAACCGGATCCGCGGCCAGGTGCGCCTGACGCCCGATGCGATCACCCCGGCCGAGGTGCGGCTTGACGCGCAGGGCGCGCATCTGTGGCGGCCCTTCGCCCCCGGCGCCTCGATTTCGGTGGATATCGAGCGGCCCGGCTGGCGCTGGGAGGGGCACGGCTACTTCGACGCGAATTTCGGTACCCGCGCGCTGGAGGCGGATTTCAGCTACTGGACCTGGGCGCGGATGCCGGTCAGCGACGGCACCGTCGCATTCTACGACGCGAAACGCCGCGATGGCGGCACGCTTCAGGTGGCGCTGCATTTCGGCAGGGACGGCAGCGTGACCCCGATCGAGGCACCGCCGCTGACCCGGATGGCGCGCAGCCGGTGGACCGTTCGGCGCGAGATGCGGGCCGATCCGGGCTACCAGCCGCGGCAGGTGGCCCCCATGCTGGACGCGCCCTTCTACACCCGCTCGGTCGTGCGCAGCCGCATCAATGGCGAAGACGTGACGGGCGTCCACGAGGCGCTTGACCTGGACCGTTTTGCGAGCCCGTTCCTGAAGCCGATGCTTGCGGTGCGGGTTCCGCGCAGGGCGCGCTTCCCGGTCTAG
- the crtD gene encoding 1-hydroxycarotenoid 3,4-desaturase CrtD: MHSHRDNIVVIGAGIGGLVAALELSHAGLPVTVVERAAGPGGKMRTIDTMAGPVDAGPTVFTMKWVFEALFDAVGESLEAHVALTRLEVLARHHWRGSPALDLFAERARSRDAIADFAGAGAAREFDAFSDRAARLFEAFRDPVMTHPDPTPLSVGAASMKHLPGILSDMAPTRSYAGLLAGAFGDPRLRQLFGRYATYVGGSPYLSPAILALVWESEAQGVWAVEGGMHALARSLETLCRDRGVGFRYGSDAQRIEVQDGRAAAVMLADGTRLPTGAVLFNGDPVALDAGLLGSAARRAGTPRPRNRRSLSAWVWTFAAEAGDTPLAHHNVLFSDDYRREFADLFRLRRLPQDPTLYICAQDRGNGGAPAGPERFQIIMNAPAEGDVVTPTEQEMQQCQTRVFHRLNEAGIAISPPRAENALTTPWDFAQLFPGTAGAIYGAAPHGMMATFRRPKARTMLPGLYLAGGAVHPGPGVPMAALSGRQAAAAILCDRVSTSPSRRTATRGGMSTGSPTTASAASRSSAS, translated from the coding sequence GTGCACAGCCACCGGGACAACATCGTCGTGATCGGCGCCGGGATCGGCGGGCTGGTCGCCGCGCTTGAGTTGTCCCACGCAGGGCTGCCCGTAACGGTTGTGGAGCGGGCGGCAGGGCCGGGTGGCAAGATGCGCACCATCGACACGATGGCCGGCCCGGTCGACGCCGGACCGACGGTCTTTACCATGAAATGGGTTTTCGAGGCGCTTTTCGACGCCGTGGGCGAATCGCTCGAGGCGCATGTGGCGCTGACCCGGCTCGAGGTGCTGGCGCGGCATCACTGGCGGGGAAGCCCGGCGCTGGACCTGTTTGCCGAGCGCGCCCGCTCGCGCGACGCGATCGCGGATTTCGCCGGTGCGGGGGCAGCGCGGGAATTCGACGCCTTCTCCGACCGGGCGGCGCGCCTTTTCGAGGCCTTTCGCGACCCGGTGATGACGCATCCCGACCCGACCCCGCTGTCGGTGGGCGCGGCAAGCATGAAGCACCTGCCGGGGATCCTGTCGGACATGGCGCCGACACGCAGCTATGCGGGACTTCTGGCGGGGGCGTTCGGCGATCCGCGCTTGCGGCAGCTATTCGGGCGCTACGCCACCTATGTTGGTGGCTCGCCCTATCTCAGCCCGGCGATCCTCGCGCTGGTCTGGGAGTCCGAGGCGCAGGGCGTCTGGGCGGTCGAGGGGGGCATGCACGCGCTGGCGCGCAGCCTGGAAACCCTGTGCCGCGATCGCGGCGTCGGCTTCCGCTACGGATCGGACGCACAACGGATCGAGGTGCAGGACGGCCGCGCCGCAGCGGTGATGCTGGCCGACGGCACAAGGCTTCCCACGGGCGCCGTGCTGTTCAATGGCGATCCCGTTGCCCTGGACGCGGGGTTGCTGGGCTCGGCCGCCCGCCGCGCGGGAACGCCGCGTCCCCGCAACCGGCGCTCGCTCTCGGCCTGGGTCTGGACCTTTGCCGCCGAGGCGGGCGATACGCCACTTGCGCATCACAACGTGCTCTTCAGCGACGACTACCGCCGCGAGTTCGCCGATCTCTTCCGCCTGCGCCGCCTGCCGCAGGATCCCACGCTTTATATCTGTGCGCAGGACCGCGGCAACGGCGGCGCGCCCGCCGGGCCCGAACGCTTCCAGATCATCATGAACGCCCCCGCCGAAGGCGATGTCGTCACCCCCACCGAGCAGGAGATGCAACAATGCCAGACGAGGGTCTTTCACCGGCTGAACGAGGCCGGGATCGCGATCTCCCCGCCTCGGGCAGAGAACGCGCTGACGACGCCATGGGATTTCGCCCAGTTGTTCCCGGGAACGGCCGGGGCGATCTACGGGGCGGCGCCGCACGGGATGATGGCGACCTTCCGCAGGCCGAAGGCGCGCACGATGCTGCCCGGGCTTTACCTGGCGGGGGGCGCGGTACATCCGGGGCCGGGGGTGCCGATGGCGGCGCTTTCGGGTCGGCAGGCGGCCGCGGCGATACTCTGCGACCGCGTTTCGACATCACCGTCGCGCCGGACGGCTACGCGTGGTGGTATGTCGACGGGCTCTCCGACGACGGCCTCCGCGGCATCTCGATCATCGGCTTCATAG
- a CDS encoding polyprenyl synthetase family protein, protein MPDRIETALMAALTHASGPSAPPLLAGALQHAVFPGGARVRPQLCLAVAAACGDDRPTLSDAAAASIELIHCASLVHDDMPCFDDADLRRGKPTVHAAYSEPLALLAGDALIVLAFEILARAAIRTPARLPGMVVALASHTGMPGGICAGQGWESEASVDLSLYHRAKTGSLFVAATTMGAQAAGAEPEPWVELGARIGEAFQVADDLRDALLTQDELGKPAGQDVAHHRPNAVSELGVKGAVQKLHDILGGAIASIPSCPGEARLCEIVSAQAKRLTPVEFARALA, encoded by the coding sequence ATGCCGGACCGCATAGAAACCGCCCTCATGGCTGCGCTGACCCATGCGTCGGGTCCATCGGCGCCGCCGCTTCTGGCTGGGGCGCTACAGCACGCCGTCTTTCCGGGAGGCGCACGCGTCCGCCCTCAGCTGTGTCTTGCGGTGGCAGCCGCCTGCGGCGACGACCGGCCCACGCTCAGCGATGCCGCCGCCGCCTCGATCGAACTGATCCACTGCGCAAGCCTTGTCCATGACGACATGCCCTGCTTCGACGATGCCGACTTGCGGCGCGGCAAGCCCACGGTGCATGCCGCCTATTCCGAGCCGCTGGCGCTGCTGGCCGGTGATGCCCTGATCGTGCTGGCCTTCGAGATACTGGCCCGCGCCGCCATCAGAACCCCCGCGCGTCTGCCGGGGATGGTGGTAGCTCTTGCCTCGCATACCGGAATGCCGGGCGGCATCTGTGCCGGGCAGGGCTGGGAAAGCGAGGCGTCGGTGGATCTGTCGCTCTATCACCGGGCCAAGACCGGGTCGCTGTTCGTGGCCGCGACCACGATGGGTGCGCAGGCCGCCGGGGCCGAACCCGAGCCCTGGGTTGAACTGGGCGCCCGCATCGGCGAGGCATTCCAGGTTGCCGACGATCTGCGCGACGCGCTGCTGACCCAGGATGAGCTGGGCAAGCCCGCAGGCCAGGACGTGGCGCATCACCGCCCGAACGCGGTATCGGAACTGGGCGTGAAGGGCGCCGTGCAGAAGCTGCACGATATTCTTGGCGGGGCTATCGCCTCGATTCCCTCCTGCCCCGGCGAGGCGCGATTGTGCGAGATCGTCTCGGCCCAGGCCAAGCGCCTGACGCCTGTCGAATTCGCCCGTGCGCTGGCCTGA